DNA sequence from the Acinonyx jubatus isolate Ajub_Pintada_27869175 chromosome A3, VMU_Ajub_asm_v1.0, whole genome shotgun sequence genome:
gaattttGAGAAGTTTGTCATGGCTTTCATCTTTGAGCATCAAAACTCCCAAACTTCAGGTACAAACTATATTTCCAGTTGTTCCTGAACTTAAATCTGGTGAAAATTTCAGCAGCGCTGTTGGTTCTTGATGTGATTTGTGTTAGAATATTCAGTTTGGTTATCAGGAGACATGCATATGGTAATGAGTAGTGACAAAGAAGAAGATAGACCAGTCTTTGCACTTCCTGAGTCATGTGACTTGGATATTAAGATTAGGAATGGTTCAAAGCAGGACCAAGAATTATGAAATTACTAACTGCCTTAAAGTATCAAAAACTTCTTAGTGTATAGGAAAAAATACACTAGTAATGTTATTATGTAATATTATCTTTTTACagaatttcttaaattacatttgTGGGATTGAATTATTTCTATGTTGTAAAGCCTATTGTTTGGGAAATCTAATATCTCTAGAATATATACATGAAGACCAAAATTCTgacatttagttttaattaagAACACATATTCACTTAAAACTTAATTGGTTATTGAAAACATcttgagtattttaaaaagcatgtttcaGGCacatataatagtatatataatttGTGCAAGTATGTAAATGGTGCATTTAGTATCAAAATTAAGTAGGAGCAGTATGAAACTTCTCTATAAAACTGTTCAATGCTTTTATTCTGAAAGCTATaaagaaactcttaaaactcTCCTTTGGCTCTGTTTGATTTATGTAAGTATAGAAAAGTATCCTTTAGGATTTATTGCAAGGTATTTAAAAGAGGGGGATTGTTGCTATTTTTCCTCAAGAAATTCATTTAATTGCTTCAGACAGTGTATTAACagatttttgtttcctctcaGGCTGTGGCTTCAGCTGTACCAGCTTAAGCTTCGCTTACTTCAGCTAATTAAGACTAATACCATTGTGTTCCTGCCCCACCACTTCTTTCTAATTTAGCCTTTCTAAAAGAATGCCTGTTAATAAGCAAAGCCATAGATGAACGgaggataaaaataattttctacttcattaatcaTCAATCTCTGTAGCTTCACTTCTGTTGTCTCAATGTGGGAAGGATggttagtttaaaaaatatttgctcttctgAACTCCTTTGTTTATTATGGAGCCGTTCTAGTGTCAGAAGCAGATCTTTGGGACAATTTAATGTGGTGTGTGAAAAAAGAACctaataaacattacatttaataCATATGTGCTGCATAAACATGCTAaggtgttgttatttttattaaagaaaaggcAGAGTGATATTCTAAGAGTCACGTTCAGCTAAAATGACCCTTGAGGCAAAGTTTAAGGTTACTTTGGTCAATCAAGGTCTTTCTGTTGGAGTTACTATTTGTTCTTTACActtacttttttaatgcttacattCACAATCATTAGGCCAGCCTTTTAGCTGGATTATAAATAAAGGGATAGCCAAGAAAATTGGtagataataaagaaaagatatatgAGATGGCAACTTTAATGCAGGTTAAGTTGGTGTTCTCCTAAGAATTTGTCCTCTTGTAATTTTCTTGGTAGCCATACTTGTTTCATGCAAAGACTTCTGGAAACATGttcttaatcatttttcttaaaactgtGTAGCTGTGCTGGCTTTATTTGGCCAAAGAATTGTAAATCGcttttgatgaaataaatgaattggaaatcctttttttttttatgtttgtttacttattttttttattatttattttttttaatgtttatttattttgagacacagagaggcagagcatgaacgggggagggtcagagagagagggagacacagaatctgaagcaggctccaggctcggagctgtcagcacagagcctgacgcggggctcgaactcacagaccgtgagatcatgacctgagccgaagttggatgattaaccgactgagccacccaggcatccctgtttatttattttgagagaaagagcgagcgagTAAGCATGAGTGcatacatgagtgggggaggggcagagagagagggagaaagagagaatcctcagcaggctccacactgttagcatagagcccatcgcagggctccatctcatgaaccgtgagatcatgacctgagctgaaatcgagagtcagctgcttaactgacacTTAGGCACCTCTGGAAATTCTTTTGAATCTGTAAAATTTGTAATGGTTTATGTTGGGGTACACAATTTTGCTCAATAGTGTAGTCTTTGGAAATGTGCTACTTGAATGAATAGTACTTTTCCTTCCCAATGAAAAGTTATAGAGATTTAGAGTTATACTGACTTAATAAAAACAGCCTAAGTATTTTCTTATGGGGTTCTATACTACGGTATACTTGATTACAAtgagatattttcttttggtaCTTAAAATAGGTTAGTTATAAAGTCTTTATCTGAAGCTGttggagaaaaatataattaaattaaatataattcttttacCTCCCTTGGAATTAGGAAGTTTGGATTCACCATGGTCAAACATGTTAgtgatggaaaacatttttaaaaataagctagacttagcaattttattaaattgataAATTGTAATGGatgtataatgtttatttttttttctatgcagcATCACTAGTTATTCCTGCTGGTAGACCTCTTGCCAGTTTTACTACAGCAGAACTGGTATGTAGCTTAttaaggatatatttttaaatgtatgcttcATTTTTAGCAAATGGTAGCAGAATGCTGGGCATGGATATAATTCATATTCCCTCAGGTGAATGAGAAAGGGTGTAGTAAGGGATGGGGAGACAGGACTTCTGTAACATGGATGTTGCAAAAACTCTGTAGTTCCAGAATTGACGTTTTCTTTATCAACTCTTCCTGTCTTCCAGAGTAGTTGTTAGCATCTGCCAAGGTTAGGAAATTTCTGAAGTTAAATTCTATGGAGTTTTAACACACCATTAATGTTCTATACCAGGTAGATCCTAAATGGATGAtcttgatgttttattttctgattttttttttgtttttacccaaGTTGAGCCacataataattctttttatttgagtggaatattttggtcattttttacCTTTCTGTTGTAGAGGTTTAGAGTataggatccccccccccccaagatttGGGgcagaaaattaaattacaaCTTGTATCTAGAAAATTGAGTAGTTTTCAGGTGGAGAAAAATAGCACTTTTTCTCTTCCATGGTTCTGATGGTATATAAtctactgtttttcattttctttcagcccACTTTCTGAGGCAAAAGGTTTGGTGGGccattaatttccatttcttcattaaaaacaaagccaTAGGCCTTACTAGGATTTTTGGGAAGAATGGTGCTGCTTTTGATAAGAGACCAATGAAAAATATCTCTGCCTTTGAAATTTTTGGAACTACTTTTTCTCCTGATTAAAGAAACAATATACTGTAAACAGTAAAAAcagatttataaagtaaaaagtaaaagagcCCTGCAGTATTGTACCCCAAAGACAACTGTTTTAACTGTTTAATGTATATCCGTCTAGCTACTCAATTTTCTACATACAGGttgtaatttaattttctgcCCCAAATCTTATACTCTAAACCTCTACAacagaaaggttaaaaaatggccaaaatattccactcaaataaaaagaattattatgtGGCTCAACtcgggtaaaaaaaaaaataaaacatcaagatCATCCATTTAGGATCTACTTGGTATAGAACATCTAACCTTCTTGGATGaaagttaaattaattttcaggGTAAAAGTAGGCTTAATCTCTGTactgtttctgtaatttttaaaaaaatgtttatattcaagaagagagagagcgagagagcatgagcaggggaggggcagagaaatagggacagaatctgaagcagactccaagctgcaagctgtcagcacagagcctgatgcagggcttgaacccactagcagtgaaatcatgacctgatcctaagtcagaggctcaacccagtgagccacccaggtgcccctgtaatttttttttttttttttagtaatatagatggatctttatTTACTGCCAGTTAAATATTGATTAACCATAGTGGATATATCACAGTTTCATTAAGCttttgttaatggacatttaaattatttcgTTTTTTTCTAGTATAACATTCCATTGATTATACTTGTAGATCTGTTTTTGTGAATTTGCATGACAATCAGGTAATCAGGGtatattcctagaagtggaatttttgGGTCAAAGATTATGCGTGTTTTAACTTTGTTATGTATTGCAAAATTGCCCTCCAAAAGGAtggggcacacacacactcatgtaaGCAGTGGTCTGAGAAAAGCGCTTTTTATCACGTACTTACCAACATTGAATGTTGTACatcagtctttttaaatatttgcatgtcTGGTAGGCAAaaacttttttgtcttttgatttagtattaaaaaaatggaaaaccgAGGtttaattattctaaaataaaaattctacactattgtattatctaatttaaaatatcattagtgATCAATTTACTGACCAGAGGAGTCTGTGAACAGCTGTGGTTCTTGCACCTGACATTTTGATAATCAGTGACTCAGGGAAAGCTGTGTAGTGGGCAAGTTGTATGAGTCCGTGTTGATGCTGTTTACTAAGACTTACTGACTTCATTGCTAATAGCTATAGAACAGAATTCCTTTTATCCTTGCTGAGATAATCTAAATCAAATATTGAAAAGCTGTTTTATTCAAAGAACTCAGCACTAATGTTAAGTGTGGTCCAACCATTGTCCTTTTATCCtgaatcagattattttttacCCTCATGATATCAGGAAAAAAAGGTAGAAGTAAAGCCCTTTTCTAACTTTCTAATTAAATTTCTCATATCTAGGGCGCCTCAAACTCTAGTGCAGGCTTCACTCTTCCTGGTTATCCTATTCATGTACCAGCAGGTGTGACACTACAGACTGCATCTGGTAAGAGTATAGCCCCGAATAATTTATTTTAGCACTTGTACTGACTACTGGATgttaattttcatgatttttaataaaCTGTATGCTGGAAGTTATTGAAGTTATAGGAAGTTTTAATACAACTTATTTTAAGAGGAATACTAAATGGTGGTTATTGCTGTTCTGGAGGCATTCTCCCATAAATGACACTGTACTAGGCCTGTCCTCTTACTTATTCCCAGTTATCTTCCCTAATGTTGTAAAAGATGCTTTATATGTATTTCTCTAATTCAAATCAATTATCTAAATTTTgacatggggcccctgggtggctcagtcagttaagtgactttggctcaggtcatgatctcacagttcgtgggtttgagcctcgcattgcgctctgtgctgacagttcagaacctggagtctgctttggatcctgtgtctccccctctctctgtcccttctctgctcacgctctctctttctcaaaaataaatattaaaaaattttttgacaaatacaaaataacattctgtgtctctgctaGCTCTAATCAGGAAAAACTAAACATTACCTTGATCAacttttgtctcctttcttacTGGAGATTGTATAATATAATAGAATATACAAGAAGTTCAGAGATGAACCATCCTTTGCTTTTCAgaatactgttttcttcttttttctttaaagtttatttattttgagagagcgagagctcaCACatgcgggggagggcagagagagagggaggggcagagacagagggagagagagagaatcccaagcccaaCAAGGGACtctaactcatgagctgtgagattacaacctgaagtgaaatcaagagttggccacttaactgagccacccaggtaccccagagtACCATTTCTTGATTTGAAAGAGAATCATACCTATTATTGAGGTTGTCACAAAGTTTAAAGCACCTGACTGagtgcttaaaaaaatttcttccttctccttttaagTGTTactttactttattaattttttttttaatgttcattttttgagagagagagacagaccgacaGAGGCAGAACACAaggcggggaggagcagaaagagaggaggacaccaaatctgaagcaggctccaggttctgagctgtcagtacagagcctgatgcaggtctcgaactcacaaaccacgagattgtgtcctgagctgaagtcagatgcttaacccagacaccccttttttagtgttattttaaagaggaaaaaaaggtgaaaatgtgggggcgggggggagtttGAAATTATTAAACTCCTTTTGGATAGCCTTGTCTTAGAGTCATTACGTGGTATATCTTAAATATCTGAAATACATTCTCCATGATTATGTTTGTTAAAATCCCAATTTGGGTTGGTAACATTGTAATTTATCAAACAATGCAATACTTCTGTGGAGTAAATACTGGTGGCctgtatgtattgcaaaatgtgCCATATGAGCAATAGTGAGAAAAGACTAGAGTTAAAGTGAGACCTCTTTAATTTTTAACGATAGAGTAATGgatatttattgtagaaaatacagaaaatctgaagaatAAACTAAAAACTCCTAGAGATAACCATTATTAACATATTGATGTATTGCCTGACAGTCTGTTATGCCTGAgggtttcttttcagtttttaaaatttttatttttatttatttttttcattgtaaaaaagACAGTTCtgttaaagcacagggacaggactcaAGGGCAGAAAGGGCTGCCAgggttcctattttttttttctttctttctttctttcaacgaAATTAGGTTTCTATCCTacttatggttttgttttctcccttttaagGTCACCTTTATAAAGTCAGTGTACCAATTATGGTGACACAGACTTCTGGAAGAGCAAGTATTCTTCATCCAGTTCAGCAAGTATTTCAGCAGCTGGGACAGCCTTCCATGATACAGACCTGTGTTCCACGATTGAACCCATGTTCTCTCCAAGCAACTACTGAAAAATCTCAGAGACTAGAAACTGTGCCCCAGCAACCTCCAATTCTTCATTCTGGGGTAGTGCAtaggaaacattttgaaaatgccaCCAGTGATATACTTGTACCTTCTGGAAATGAGCGTGAAATCATGTCTGAAGCTCTGTTGAGTCAGCTGGAAAGCTCTCAGTATATCAGTGTTCCAGGTGTTATGTTTCCTCCACAGGTCTCTCAGACAGGTTCTCCTGTGGAGCCAGTGCTCCGTGTTTCAGCCAGCGTGACTCAAAATCTGAATGGTGGGCCCCTCTCCACGGGCCGACCAGGCGCCCAGCACCAGCACATGACTGATACTCAGCTTCATGTTCTTAAAAATAGGATGTTTGGATGTGATTCTTTAAAGCAGCCAAGAAATACAGAGGAGCCCAGCAGCCTGCCTGTCTCAGAAAAGGTAGTTCTATGTTCAGTGTAATGGTATTAGGGGATAGACAGTGGCTGGTGATTTGACATCCTGAGTATTTTTAAGCTGTAAGGTACTCACAAGTAcatgtgtcttgttttttcctct
Encoded proteins:
- the GTF2A1L gene encoding TFIIA-alpha and beta-like factor isoform X1 is translated as MACVNPVPKLYRSVIEDVIEGVRDLFAEEGIEEQVLKVLKQLWETKVLQSKATEDFFRNSTHSPVFTLQLPNSLHQTLQSSTASLVIPAGRPLASFTTAELGASNSSAGFTLPGYPIHVPAGVTLQTASGHLYKVSVPIMVTQTSGRASILHPVQQVFQQLGQPSMIQTCVPRLNPCSLQATTEKSQRLETVPQQPPILHSGVVHRKHFENATSDILVPSGNEREIMSEALLSQLESSQYISVPGVMFPPQVSQTGSPVEPVLRVSASVTQNLNGGPLSTGRPGAQHQHMTDTQLHVLKNRMFGCDSLKQPRNTEEPSSLPVSEKESNSQMDLSNQVTDDDINEIIQIDGTGDTSSNDEIGSTRDVDENEFLGIVEAGDLKVLEEEADSISNEDSTANSSDNEDPQIDVVEEDPLNSGDDVSEQDVPDLFDTDNVIVCQYDKIHRSKNKWKFYLKDGVMCFGGRDYVFAKAIGDAEW
- the GTF2A1L gene encoding TFIIA-alpha and beta-like factor isoform X2 — translated: MACVNPVPKLYRSVIEDVIEGVRDLFAEEGIEEQVLKVLKQLWETKVLQSKATEDFFRNSTHSPVFTLQLPNSLHQTLQSSTASLVIPAGRPLASFTTAELGASNSSAGFTLPGYPIHVPAGVTLQTASGHLYKVSVPIMVTQTSGRASILHPVQQVFQQLGQPSMIQTCVPRLNPCSLQATTEKSQRLETVPQQPPILHSGVVHRKHFENATSDILVPSGNEREIMSEALLSQLESSQYISVPGVMFPPQVSQTGSPVEPVLRVSASVTQNLNGGPLSTGRPGAQHQHMTDTQLHVLKNRMFGCDSLKQPRNTEEPSSLPVSEKESNSQMDLSNQVTDDDINEIIQIDGTGDTSSNDEIGSTRDVDENEFLGIVEAGDLKVLEEEADSISNEDSTANSSDNEDPQIDVVEEDPLNSGDDVSEQDVPDLFDTDNVIVCQYDKISLFWSFI
- the GTF2A1L gene encoding TFIIA-alpha and beta-like factor isoform X3 translates to MGYSSLVIPAGRPLASFTTAELGASNSSAGFTLPGYPIHVPAGVTLQTASGHLYKVSVPIMVTQTSGRASILHPVQQVFQQLGQPSMIQTCVPRLNPCSLQATTEKSQRLETVPQQPPILHSGVVHRKHFENATSDILVPSGNEREIMSEALLSQLESSQYISVPGVMFPPQVSQTGSPVEPVLRVSASVTQNLNGGPLSTGRPGAQHQHMTDTQLHVLKNRMFGCDSLKQPRNTEEPSSLPVSEKESNSQMDLSNQVTDDDINEIIQIDGTGDTSSNDEIGSTRDVDENEFLGIVEAGDLKVLEEEADSISNEDSTANSSDNEDPQIDVVEEDPLNSGDDVSEQDVPDLFDTDNVIVCQYDKIHRSKNKWKFYLKDGVMCFGGRDYVFAKAIGDAEW